Proteins found in one Siniperca chuatsi isolate FFG_IHB_CAS linkage group LG22, ASM2008510v1, whole genome shotgun sequence genomic segment:
- the tmem185 gene encoding transmembrane protein 185-like: MNLRGLFQDFNPSKFLIYSCLLLFSVLLSLRLDGVIQWNYWAVFTPIWLWKLLVIIGASVGTGVWAHNPQYRAEGETCVEFKAMLIAVGLHVLLLMFEVLVCDRVERGNYFWLLVFMPLFFVSPVSVAACVWGFRHDRSLELEVLCSVNILQFIFIALRLDRIINWPWLVVCVPLWILMSFLCLVVLYYIIWSVLFLRSIDIIAEQRRTHITMAISWMTIVVPLLTFEILLVHKLDGHNSLSYVCVFVPLWLSLLTLMATTFGQKGGNHWWFGIRKDFCHFLLELLPFLREYGNVSYDLQRSEDPEAAEDLPVPEPPPKIAPMFHKKTGVVITQSPGKYFVPPPKLCIDMPD; the protein is encoded by the exons ATGAATTTAAGAGGACTCTTTCAGGACTTCAATCCCAG TAAGTTCCTGATCTactcctgcctgctgctcttCTCTGTGTTGCTGTCCTTGAGGCTGGATGGAGTCATCCAGTGGAACTACTGGGCTGTGTTCACCCCAATATGGCTGTGGAAGCTGCTGGTCATCATTGGGGCCTCTGTGGGCACTGGAGTCTGGGCACACAACCCCCAGTACAG GGCTGAAGGGGAGACATGTGTGGAGTTCAAAGCCATGCTGATCGCAGTGGGGCTCCATGTCCTGTTACTGATGTTCGAGGTGTTAGTGTGCGACCGCGTGGAGAGAGGAAACTACTTCTGGCTTCTCGTCTTCATGCCTCTCTTCTTTGTGTCGCCCGTTTCTGTAGCAGCTTGTGTCTGGGGGTTTAGACACGACCGCTCCCTCGAG CTGGAGGTTTTGTGTTCAGTAAATATTCTTCAGTTCATCTTCATCGCTCTGAGGCTGGACAGGATCATCAACTGGCCTTGGCTG GTGGTGTGTGTTCCACTGTGGATCCTGATGTCCTTCCTGTGCCTTGTTGTCCTCTACTACATCATCTggtctgtcctcttcctccgCTCCATTGACATCATCGCTGAGCAACGGCGAACTCACATCACCATGGCAATCAGCTGGATGACCATTGTTGTGCCCCTCCTCACCTTTGAG ATCCTTCTGGTGCACAAGCTGGACGGCCACAACAGTCtgagctatgtgtgtgtgttcgtccCACTCTGGCTCTCCCTGCTCACACTCATGGCCACCACGTTTGGTCAGAAGGGAGGGAACCACT GGTGGTTTGGCATCCGTAAGGACTTCTGCCACTTCCTGTTGGAGCTCCTCCCCTTCCTGCGAGAGTACGGTAACGTGTCCTACGACCTCCAACGCAGTGAGGACCCTGAGGCGGCCGAGGATCTGCCTGTCCCTGAGCCGCCACCAAAGATTGCTCCTATGTTCCACAAGAAGACCGGCGTGGTGATCACACAGAGCCCTGGGAAATACTTTGTCCCGCCACCTAAACTTTGCATCGACATGCCTGACTAA